The Streptomyces sp. YIM 121038 sequence CCGTACAGACCCTCGAACTTGCGTGTGGGTGCAAATGGTCGCGCACCGCCCGGGATTGCGGGCTTCGGGCGCTCGGTAGATGCGCTGAATGCGCCCTGCGTGTGGAAGTCGTGCGTGCACTACCCTCGCATCGCGGACGTGAACACGTCAGGGTAGCTCTGCTATCGAGGGGTGAAACAGTCCTGCATTGCCACTCGCATCCATCTGAGAATGTCGATTCATCGCGATGGGGGTCTTATGGACATGCGTTATGAGGCATTCTCGTATGTCGATCCGGTGTTTTACGACTCGCCTGTGCGGTGGGCCACGGTGGAGGAGTTCGACGCCGTCGGTGCTCCCATACCCGTCGGCTGGGTAGGCAACGCGAGAGACGTGTGGGTGGGACGGCAGCTTGCGGGTGTGGTGCTGCCCGACCAGGGTTGGAAGATCCATGTGTCTGCGTGCATGGACAACGCGGAGCACGTCCTGACCGTGGTCGCCGCCTACTGCTACGAGAACCGGGTGGCGTTCAAGTTCCTGCGCAGCCCGGTGCTGGTGCAGACTCAAAATGCTAAGTACGCCTCGCGGGGTTCAAGCGGAAAGTTCATGACGCTGTACCCGGCTGACGAGCCGACGTTGGAGCGATGTCTCCAGGAACTCGGCACGGCGCTCGCGGGGCAGCGTGGGCCTTATATCTTGAGTGATCTGCGCTGGCGCGAGGGGCCACTGTTCCTGCGCTACGGAGGGTTCACCGAGCAGTTCTGTCGGTCGGAGACCGGCGAGCTCGTTCTGGCTCTACGGGAACCGTCGGGTCGGCTGCGGCCGGATGTGCGGCGGGCGGTGTTCGAGGTGCCCGACTGGGCTCCCGTTCCAGGAGTGTTGGCCCAGGCGCTGGCCGACCGGGCGAGACTCGGTACGTCCGAGCTCCGCTACTCCGTGGAACGGGCCCTGCATTTCTCCAACGGAGGCGGCATTTATGTCGCCCGGCCCGCCAGCGGTGGCGAGGAGGTGGTCCTCAAGGAAGCCCGCCCGCATGCCGGGCTGGACCAGCGCGGGGACGACGCGGTCCTGCGGCTCGGTATGGAACGCGACATCTTATGTCGGCTGGACGGGGTGTCCGCCGTACCCGCCGTGCTTGACTACTTCACGGCCTGGGAACACCACTTCCTGGTCCAAGAATACATAGAGGGCGAGCCGCTCAACCGGTGGTTCGGACGACGCTACCCGCTGGTCCATCCCGATCCGAACCAACAGGACATCGACCGCTACAGGACGGAGGCGCTGGAGGTCCTGGAGAGCATTGAGGAAGGCCTTCGCTCCGTCCACGACCGCGGGGTGGTCTTCGGAGACCTGCATCCGCGCAATCTGATCGTCCGGCCGGACGGGCGGGTGTGCTTCATCGATTTCGAACTCTCCTCTCCTGTAGATGCGTTCGTCAGGCCTGGCCTTGGCGCCGCCGGTTTCGCGGCCCCACCCGATCTGCAGGGGTTCGCGATCGACCGGTACGCTCTTGACGCACTGCGCCTGTGGATCTTCATGCCGCTGGTGCAGCTGACGTCACTGGATCCGGGCAAACGGCGGCAGCTGGCCGACGCGGCGGCGGCCCGTTTCGGGCTGCCGAGACCGCTACCCACGGATCCGCCCCACGGACACGACACATTGAGCGCTCTGTTCAGTGGGGAGCGCACGGACTGGCCTGCATTGCAGGCTTCGATGGCGGCGGCGATCACGGCGAGCGCCACCCCGGAGCGCACCGATCGGCTCTTCCCGGGCGACCCCAACCAGTTCACCCACGACGGACTCGGGCTCGCCTACGGTGCTGCGGGAGTCCTGTGGGCCCTGCACTGCACTGGTGCCCCCGTCGATACCGACCACGTTCAGTGGCTGCTGGGCGCCGTCGCCCGCGAGCCCTGCCGCCCCGGTCTCTACACCGGCTCGCATGGAGTCGCTCTGACCCTGGATCGCCTCGGCTACACGCGGCAGGCGCATAACCTCCTGGACCATCTCCTCAAGGACCCGCCGGACGCCCAGGGCAACGATCTCGCTGGGGGACTGCCCGGCATCGGACTGACCTTGCTGCACTTCGCCGCCTCCACGGGCGACTCCACTCTGTACACCGCTGCCGCGGAGACCGCCGACCGGCTCGCCGAGCGGTTGCAGACAGCCGCTGACGCGGGCGGCCCGTCGGCTAGCACACGCAGCGGACTGATGCACGGCAGCACCGGAGCCGCTCTGCTCTTTTTACGCCTGTACGACAGCACCGGCGACCGCGATCTGCTTGACCTGGCGGAACTGGCACTCGGCCGGGACCTGGACCGCTGTGTCCTGGCCGACGACGGCACTCTCCAGGTCGACGAGGGCAACAGGGTACTGCCCTACCTAGAGTCAGGCAGCGCAGGCATCGCTGCCGTCCTCCACACCTACCTGGGCCATCGACCTGATCCGGACCTGCAGCAGAGGCTGGACCTCATCCGCGCCGCCGCCGAGCCCGAGTTTATCGTCCAGCCCGGTCTGTTCAACGGGCGGGCGGGCCTGGTCTGGCTGCTGCACCTGCTCCAAGAGGACACCGGGGTTCACGACCGGGTTATTCGGCGTCATATCCGACGGCTTGTGTGGCATCTCGTTCCTCATCAAGGACACGTGGCCTTCCCCGGCGAGCAGCTTCTGAGGCTCTCCATGGATCTGGCAACCGGTTCCGCTGGCATCCTGCTTGCCCTGGGCTCGATCTTCGACAACACCCCAGCCCTCCCCTTCTGGCCCGATGCTCGGGCCGCCGCACCCGCGCCCCTACCTCGCCCACGGGCGTCCTGAACAACCGCAGCAAGCTACCTCTTGCGAAACACCGTTCGCAGCCCAGAGTTTCCGGCGTCCGCCGGGAAACAGAAGCGCCAACCGAAGTGACAGGAGTGCACCATGTCGATCCTCAGTCTGCAGGCCATGGAGACCCCGGAGGAGACCACCGAGTACATGTCGGTCCTCAGCTCCCTCTCCGCGGTGAACTGCACCAACAGCACTGTCAGCACCCTGCTGTGCCTCTAGTCGGGCGCCCTCGGGGCGTCAGCGCGCTCCACTCCCGGACGGCAAGGTGACCTGACGCCGGGATGAACAGAGCCGGCCCGGGCTGAGATGGCGTCCCGGGCCGGCGCTCACGTGCCAACCGCTTCGACTGCCCGTACATCTCCCGCAGGAGCCCCGCATGGGACAGGACTACCCAGAACAGCCACTGAGGGGCGGGGGCAACGAACACACCGGTTCTTTCTCCACCGCGCGGGCGACAGGAACGCCCGCGCGGCACGGCTGGATTGCCACCGCAGTCCGACTGTGGTGGCCCACCGCTCTCGCCCTGTCCGTGGCGGCCAGCGCGCTGGCCGCGCTGCTTCTGCCCGCCACCATTGCCCGGGCCGTGGACCGAGCCCTGTCGGGCGGCGGCACTGCGGGGGTCGTTCCCCTCACCGCAGTCGTCGGCCTGCTCACGGCAGCGGAGGCCGCCGCGCAGTACGCGGGACCACGCACCACGGCCGAGACGACGGCCCAGCTGCGCGCCGCCCTGGTGCGGCACACCATGGCCGGAGGTCCCCACCCTGTACGGCGTACGTCGACCGGCGACCTGGTGACCCGGCTCACCGTCGGCGCCGCAGAGGCGGGCCTGGCCAGCCAGGCGATGGTCTACGCGGTCACCCAACTCGTCATGGCGGCCGCAGCCGTGGTGGCCCTCGGGCTGCTCGCCCCCGAACTGGCCGTGGCCTTCCTGGTCACTACACCAGTTGGCTGGCTCCTGCTGCGCAGGCATCTGCAGTGCACGGTACGGCGCGGCAAGGGCTACCAGAGCGTGCAGGCCGACGTGACCGCCCGGCTGCTCGACGCCCTGGCGGGCAGCCGCACCATCGCAGCCGCTGGAACCGTCGAGCAGGAGATCGAACGCGTACTGCGGCCGGTTCCCGAACTCTCCCGGCACGGACGCGCGTTGTGGGACTGCCAGCGCCGCGTCGCCTGGTCCACCGGCCTGCTCGCCCCCGCCATCCAGATCACCGTGCTCACCGTCGCCGGACACCAATTGTCCACTGGAACGCTCAGCACGGGCGAGGTAATTGCCGCGCTTGGCTACACGGTGCTCGGGCTCGGCGGTTTCGGCGCGGCGCAGAGTCTCCTGGACCTCGCCCGCGCACGGGCGGGGCAGGCCCGGGTGTCGGAGGTCCTTGGCTCTCCCCTGGCGCCCGCGGGGCTGTGCGGCCTGCAGCCGGGGCTCGGACGCGTGGAGATACGCGGGGTCACCGTACGGCGGTCCGGACGGGCCGTCCTCGACGGGCTGGACCTCATCCTCCCTGCCGGGACCTGCACCGCGTTGGTGGGGAGTTCCGGGTCGGGCAGATCTCTATTTGCCGCGGTCGCCAGCGGACTGCTGGTCCCGGAACAGGGCCTTGTCCTGCTGGACGGAGTGCCGGTGAACGAGATCCGTCCCTCCGAACTACGGACCGCAGTCTCCTGCGCATTCGCGGATCCCGAGCTGACCGGGGCCACCGTCCTCGACGCCATCACGGCCGCCGCGCAGCCGGTCTCCGCGGCCGAAGCCCGCCGCGCCGCGCGCACAGCACAGGCAGACCTATTCATCCGACGGCTGCCCGCCGGTTACGAGACCCCCCTGACCGACGTACCTCTGTCTGGGGGGCAATGGCAACGGCTAGGACTCGCACGGGCCTTGGCCCGCGACTGTCGGCTGCTCGTCCTCGACGATGCCATGTCCAGTCTCGACACCGCCACCGAGGCCTCTGTCCTGAACGCGATGGGCCTCTCCCACGGAGACCGCACGCGGCTGGTCGTGACCCAGCGGACGTACACGGCGGCTCGCGCGGACACGGTCGCATGGCTGGACGAGGGGCGCATCCGGGCCCTGGCCCCCCACCGGGAGCTATGGCGCATACCAGCTTACCGCCTCATCTTCACGGGCATGGGGGATCCCGCAGAGCCAGGGGGCACCGAGGGCTGAGTTTGTACGACCGGATACGGAACACGGACGAAAGGACAGCCACGCATGGCCCAGCGCACTGCCGACGCCTCCCGCCCGTACCCGGTAGGTGGCTCTGGTCCAGACACACGCCCGGAGCCGGACCCGAACTCGGCGGCCTCGCCCCCGCGCGTGACTGGCGCCGCAGCACTGCACCTGGTGGGCAGCAGTCTCTCCCACAGCCGTAGCGCAGCGTTTCGGCTGGCCTGGTGGACGCTGGTGTCGGCTGCCCCCGCCCTCGTCTCCGGAAAGGCCCTCGCCCTCGCCGTCGACGATGGCTTCCTGCCCCACCGCCCCCGAACAGCAGCGCTGTACCTGGTTCTCTTCGCCCTGTGCGCCCTGGCCGGATCCTGGGCAAGCCGACAGACCTACCCCTCACTCGCCGAGATCGTGGAGCCACTGCGGGACAGGCTCCTCGGCGACGTCGTCCGCGGCACGCTGCGCCGGGCAGAGGCGGGGGGCGTGCGGCGCAACGATATCAACGCCGTCGTCGTCGCCCAGCTCACCCGACAGGTAGAGGTGGTACGGGATACTCTTGCCGGACAGCTCATGCTGGTCTGGCAGTTCGTGCTGACGGCGGCGGCCGTCGTCGTGGGCACCGCCGTCATCGCCCCAGCCGCCATGCCCCTCGTCGCGGTGCCGCTGCTGATCGCGCTCGGCGCGTTCGCCGTGCTGGCACCGGTGACAGTCCGTTGGCAGCACAGGGCGTTCCAGGCAGAGGAGACACTGGCACAGCAGGCCGTGGAGACCGTCAGAGCGCTGCGCGACATCGTAGCCACCGGCACCCACGACCGGGCAGAACTCAAAATGCTCCAGGCCGTACGGGAACACCTGCTGGTCTCCCGGAAGCTGGCCGCCGTCGCGGCAGTGCGCCGGCTAATCGTGGGGCTCGGAGCGCACAGCCCACTGCTGTTGGTCGTACTCGCCGCGCCGAGGCTCCTGGACCGCGGCATGACCCCGGGAGACGTGGTCGGCGTACTCAGCTATGTGCTGACCACCCTCGAACCCGCCGTCCGGCTGCTGATCCAAGGGGTTGGCGCCTCCTGGCTCCGGCTGTCCGTGGCGGCCCAACGGCTCGCCGGAGCAGCCCGCACTCCTGAGATCCCCAAAGCTCCATCTCTCCCGCTCAAGCCGGCCGACGGATCGGTCCTCATGTCGGGCGTCACCTTCGCCTACGGCCCGGACGCCGCACCAATCCTCGATGGACTCGAACTCGAACTCGCCCACGGGGAGCAGTTGGCCGTGGTCGGCCCATCCGGTGTGGGGAAGTCCACGACGGCCGACATCCTGGCCGGAGTTCTCGTGCCCGACAAAGGGCGGATCACCCTCGGAGGCGTGCCTTTGGGCCGCATTGCGCGGGACGACCTGTGCCGGGCGCGGGCGCTGCTCCCGCAGAACCCGTACGTTTTCGCCGGGACATTGCGGGAAAACCTCTGCCAGCTCGCTCCCGGCACCCGGGACGACGCCGTCGACTTCACTGTCGCGGAATTGGGCATGGGCCCGGTCGCACAACGGCTGGGCGGACTCGACGGCCGGGTGGACCCTTCCGCACTGTCCTCGGGCGAGCGACAGCTCATCGCGCTGGCGCGGGTCCACCTCTCCTTCGCCGCCCTTGTCATCCTGGATGAGGCGACGCGGCACCTCGACGCCGAGGCTGAACAGCGGGTCGAGGAGGCGTTCCGACGGCGGCCCGGCACCGTCGTCGCCATCACTCACCGGATCTCGCTGGCCCGCCGCGCGGACAAGGTGCTCCTCCTGGACGGACAACGGGCATGGATTGGCACGCATGACACCCTCCTGGTGGACGTCCCCCTCTACGCAGACCTGGTGGGTATCTGGAACACCGGTGCCGTCGGAACCGGCAAGGACGGAACCGGCGACATCGGAGACAGTGCAGATGAACGCTACGCCAGCGCGGACCGGGTCAGTACCCCGGACGCAACATCAGATCGCTCACCGTCGCGTCCCTCGGCAGACTGAGTGCCATGCCGACGGCGGCAGCCACGGAGGCTGGGCTCATATGTGTCTCTGACTCGTACGGCAGCCCGAACTGTTCGTGCAATCGGACTTGCATCGGCGTGTCGGTCTCGCCCGGATAGACGGTTGTGACCCTGACTCCGTACTCGTGTTCCTCCGCTCGCAAGGTCTCGGCCAGCGCCTTCAGACCAAACTTGGACGCCGCGTAGGCACCCAGACGTGGCGGCGCATTCACGCCCGCGCCCGAGTTCATAAAGACGACCTGCCCGCGGGCCGCCCGGAGCGCGGGCAGCAGGAGCCGGGTGAGCTCCGCCGGAGCGATCAGGTTGACCGCAAGCGTGTGCTCCCAGACCTCCGCACCTACGTCAACGATCCGCCCCGACTCGGCCACACCGGCCGCATGCAGAAGTAAGTCCAGCCGCTGGGGCAGTACCTCCGCCGTCAGCGAGCCGCGCAACGCACCAGGAACGGCCAGGTCCGCTACCAGGATCCGGCTCTGCGGGAACTGCGCCCATAGCGTCTTGGCTCGGGACTCGTTCCGAGCCAAGAGCCACAACTCGTGCCCCCGCGCTGCGAAATGATTCGCCAGAGCTGCTCCGATACCAGAACCACTACCTGTGATCATAAAGACTCCCATAGCATGGTACTTACCCAATATTCTTTTTCTTCCTCCTGCCTGGAAGACAAGTTCGGCACCGGAATGAGCCACTACTGGTTTCGGGGCTAACCCGAAGAAGAAGGATGGCCCCAGGGCAGTGGGGTGATCGGTGGAGTGCGGTCACGGTGATGCGGTCTCGATGGGGTCAAGCGGACGGCGAAGCCGAGGTGGTTGGCCTGGCGGGCGATGCGGCGCATGGCGTTCGGGGCCGTACTTCGCGTAGTAGTCCCCGCCGAGATCTTGGTAAGCGGCGTCGTGGGTGAGCATGTGCCAGATCGCGGTCAGGAGAGAGTGTCCCAGGGTGACGAGGGCCTTCTTCTTGCCGGGTCGGGGCATGAGCCGGTGGTAGCGGGCGCCGAGGTAGGTGGTCTCCCGGGTACGGGAAGCTGCGATGGCTGGCAATCCCCTGGGATCGTGGAGTCTTCGTCTATGCGGTTTGAGTCCGTGAACGGGCCTCAGCACGCTGTTGGTTGATGGTGTGTTCGAACTCGATCGGCGGCAGTCCGTCGGCCGCGCTGTGCCTGCGGCGCGGTTGAAGAAGTCTGCGATCCACGTGGCGATCTTCAGCCGGGCCTCGGCGCGGGTGGCGAAGCGGTGCCGGTGGATGTACTCGGCCTTGATCGACGAGTGGAACGATTCCGCGGCCGCGTTGTCCAGGGCCGACCCCACCCGCCCCATGGACTGCACCACGCCCAGCCGGTCGCAGAGGCTGTTGTGTACGCCTCACTCGTATATTCCGGGCCCCTGTCGCTGTGGAAGATCACGCCGTCCACGGCGCCGCCGCGGGTCGCGGCGGCCATCTGCAGTGACGCGCCGACCAGGGACGCATCATGCCTGGGGCCCATCGCGTAGCCCAGGACCCGGCGTGAGAACGCATCGTGCACGGACGCGAGGTAGAGCTTGCCCTCACCGGTTTCGGCCTCGGTCATATCGCCCCACCACAACACGTCCGGCGCGATCGCGTCGAAGCGTCGAAGTACCAGGTCACGGGCGGCTTTCCGCTTGCCCTGACGGGTCAGGTTCCGGCGCCGGCGCGGGGGCTTGCGGCCCTGGAGCCCGAGCCCGGCCATGATCTGGGCGACGGTGTTGGGCGAGACCTGCCAGCCCTCGGCCCACAGGTCCAGCGTGATCCTCGGCGACCCGTACGTCCGCCCCGACGCGTTGAAGAAGTGGATGATCCGCTCTGCCAGAGCGGCCCGTCTGACCTCGCGTTTCGTCGGCTGTTCGGGGCGGCGGCGCCACTTGTAGAACCAGGACTCGGACACTTCCAGCGCCCGGCAGGACACGGTGTGCGGGACATGGTGCTCGGCCCGCTGGCCGGCGATGAAGCCCGCAACCGTCACTTCATCGCCTCCTTCACTCAGAGGACCACGGAGCGCTTGAGGACATCGCGCTCCATCCCGATCTCGGTGTTCTCCCTGCGCAGCTGCTTGTTCTCCTCGCGCAGCCGACGCAGTTCCTCGCGTTCGGACTCGTTCAGTCCGCCCACGGCCTCCGCGTCCGCACGGGTCTTCGCACGGTGGACCCAGGTCTGGAGCGTGCCCTCGTGCACCCCCAGGTCCCACGCGACCTGCGCAGACGATTTCCCGGTCTCCAGCACGATGCGGACCGCACCCTCACGAAACTCGGCATCGTACTTCCGTCGCTTCTCCGCCATGACCCTCAACTACCCCTATGGTCACGACTCCACAGTACGAGGGGAGACCCAGGATGCCTCGGACGAGCGGTTCGAGTGCCTGGCTGTCATGGAGGTTCGCGCCCGAGATACCGGCCGGAAGGGGCAGGCCGGTCCGCTCGGTGATCAAGTGGATCTTCGAGCCGTACTTGCCCCGGTCCAACGGATTCGGACCCCTCAGGTCCCCTTTTCCAGGGCGCGCATGTTCACCGAGTCGATCGCGCACCGCGACCAGTCCAGCTCGCCACGGGCGCCGAGGCCATCCAGCACCAGCCGGTGCAGCTTCGCCCACACCCGCAGCCGGCCCCGCTCCATGAACCGGCGGTGCGCCGTTGCCCCGGACGGCCCGAACACCGCCGGGACCTGCGACCACGCGCATCCCGCCGTCGCCACGAAGAGGATCGCCGCCAGCACCTCACGGCCCCCGTACCGACGCCGCCCACCGCCCTGCGGACGCGACGGCGCCTCCGGCACCACCCGCTGAAACAACTCCCACAACCCGTCCGGCACCAACCACTCAACCATCAACACCCAGACAGACTACCGGCACCCCAAATGAGATGATCTCTTACGCAAGAATGCGACCTGCCAGCAGGTCGGCGCCGGATTCGGAGTGTCCGAGGCAACCGCCTGGCGCTACGTCGACGAGACTCTCGACGTCCTGGCCGCCTGGCCGCCTGGGCGCCGGGCCTGCACGAGGCCCTGACCGGGCTGGGCGAGGGCGACTTCGTCATCGTTGACGGCACCCTGATCCCCACCGACCGCATCGCCGCGGACAAGCCGTACTACTCGATGAAGCACAAGCAGCACGGCATGAACGTGCAGGTCATCGCCCGCCCGGACGGCACACCCCTGTGGTTCTCCAGGGCCACCCCCGGCCGCACGCATGACCTGACCACGGCCCGCGCCCACAGCATCGTCCAGGCCTGCCTCACCCGGCAGATCCTCATCCTCGCCGACCGCGCCTACCAAGGAGCCGGCGCCACCGTCCGCACCCCCTCCAAGGGAATCCGTGAACAACCCGAGCA is a genomic window containing:
- the lanKC gene encoding class III lanthionine synthetase LanKC, producing the protein MDMRYEAFSYVDPVFYDSPVRWATVEEFDAVGAPIPVGWVGNARDVWVGRQLAGVVLPDQGWKIHVSACMDNAEHVLTVVAAYCYENRVAFKFLRSPVLVQTQNAKYASRGSSGKFMTLYPADEPTLERCLQELGTALAGQRGPYILSDLRWREGPLFLRYGGFTEQFCRSETGELVLALREPSGRLRPDVRRAVFEVPDWAPVPGVLAQALADRARLGTSELRYSVERALHFSNGGGIYVARPASGGEEVVLKEARPHAGLDQRGDDAVLRLGMERDILCRLDGVSAVPAVLDYFTAWEHHFLVQEYIEGEPLNRWFGRRYPLVHPDPNQQDIDRYRTEALEVLESIEEGLRSVHDRGVVFGDLHPRNLIVRPDGRVCFIDFELSSPVDAFVRPGLGAAGFAAPPDLQGFAIDRYALDALRLWIFMPLVQLTSLDPGKRRQLADAAAARFGLPRPLPTDPPHGHDTLSALFSGERTDWPALQASMAAAITASATPERTDRLFPGDPNQFTHDGLGLAYGAAGVLWALHCTGAPVDTDHVQWLLGAVAREPCRPGLYTGSHGVALTLDRLGYTRQAHNLLDHLLKDPPDAQGNDLAGGLPGIGLTLLHFAASTGDSTLYTAAAETADRLAERLQTAADAGGPSASTRSGLMHGSTGAALLFLRLYDSTGDRDLLDLAELALGRDLDRCVLADDGTLQVDEGNRVLPYLESGSAGIAAVLHTYLGHRPDPDLQQRLDLIRAAAEPEFIVQPGLFNGRAGLVWLLHLLQEDTGVHDRVIRRHIRRLVWHLVPHQGHVAFPGEQLLRLSMDLATGSAGILLALGSIFDNTPALPFWPDARAAAPAPLPRPRAS
- a CDS encoding SapB/AmfS family lanthipeptide, which translates into the protein MSILSLQAMETPEETTEYMSVLSSLSAVNCTNSTVSTLLCL
- a CDS encoding ABC transporter ATP-binding protein, giving the protein MGQDYPEQPLRGGGNEHTGSFSTARATGTPARHGWIATAVRLWWPTALALSVAASALAALLLPATIARAVDRALSGGGTAGVVPLTAVVGLLTAAEAAAQYAGPRTTAETTAQLRAALVRHTMAGGPHPVRRTSTGDLVTRLTVGAAEAGLASQAMVYAVTQLVMAAAAVVALGLLAPELAVAFLVTTPVGWLLLRRHLQCTVRRGKGYQSVQADVTARLLDALAGSRTIAAAGTVEQEIERVLRPVPELSRHGRALWDCQRRVAWSTGLLAPAIQITVLTVAGHQLSTGTLSTGEVIAALGYTVLGLGGFGAAQSLLDLARARAGQARVSEVLGSPLAPAGLCGLQPGLGRVEIRGVTVRRSGRAVLDGLDLILPAGTCTALVGSSGSGRSLFAAVASGLLVPEQGLVLLDGVPVNEIRPSELRTAVSCAFADPELTGATVLDAITAAAQPVSAAEARRAARTAQADLFIRRLPAGYETPLTDVPLSGGQWQRLGLARALARDCRLLVLDDAMSSLDTATEASVLNAMGLSHGDRTRLVVTQRTYTAARADTVAWLDEGRIRALAPHRELWRIPAYRLIFTGMGDPAEPGGTEG
- a CDS encoding ABC transporter ATP-binding protein — protein: MGSSLSHSRSAAFRLAWWTLVSAAPALVSGKALALAVDDGFLPHRPRTAALYLVLFALCALAGSWASRQTYPSLAEIVEPLRDRLLGDVVRGTLRRAEAGGVRRNDINAVVVAQLTRQVEVVRDTLAGQLMLVWQFVLTAAAVVVGTAVIAPAAMPLVAVPLLIALGAFAVLAPVTVRWQHRAFQAEETLAQQAVETVRALRDIVATGTHDRAELKMLQAVREHLLVSRKLAAVAAVRRLIVGLGAHSPLLLVVLAAPRLLDRGMTPGDVVGVLSYVLTTLEPAVRLLIQGVGASWLRLSVAAQRLAGAARTPEIPKAPSLPLKPADGSVLMSGVTFAYGPDAAPILDGLELELAHGEQLAVVGPSGVGKSTTADILAGVLVPDKGRITLGGVPLGRIARDDLCRARALLPQNPYVFAGTLRENLCQLAPGTRDDAVDFTVAELGMGPVAQRLGGLDGRVDPSALSSGERQLIALARVHLSFAALVILDEATRHLDAEAEQRVEEAFRRRPGTVVAITHRISLARRADKVLLLDGQRAWIGTHDTLLVDVPLYADLVGIWNTGAVGTGKDGTGDIGDSADERYASADRVSTPDATSDRSPSRPSAD
- a CDS encoding SDR family oxidoreductase — translated: MGVFMITGSGSGIGAALANHFAARGHELWLLARNESRAKTLWAQFPQSRILVADLAVPGALRGSLTAEVLPQRLDLLLHAAGVAESGRIVDVGAEVWEHTLAVNLIAPAELTRLLLPALRAARGQVVFMNSGAGVNAPPRLGAYAASKFGLKALAETLRAEEHEYGVRVTTVYPGETDTPMQVRLHEQFGLPYESETHMSPASVAAAVGMALSLPRDATVSDLMLRPGY
- a CDS encoding integrase core domain-containing protein: MGRVGSALDNAAAESFHSSIKAEYIHRHRFATRAEARLKIATWIADFFNRAAGTARPTDCRRSSSNTPSTNSVLRPVHGLKPHRRRLHDPRGLPAIAASRTRETTYLGARYHRLMPRPGKKKALVTLGHSLLTAIWHMLTHDAAYQDLGGDYYAKYGPERHAPHRPPGQPPRLRRPLDPIETASP
- a CDS encoding IS3 family transposase; its protein translation is MTVAGFIAGQRAEHHVPHTVSCRALEVSESWFYKWRRRPEQPTKREVRRAALAERIIHFFNASGRTYGSPRITLDLWAEGWQVSPNTVAQIMAGLGLQGRKPPRRRRNLTRQGKRKAARDLVLRRFDAIAPDVLWWGDMTEAETGEGKLYLASVHDAFSRRVLGYAMGPRHDASLVGASLQMAAATRGGAVDGVIFHSDRGPEYTSEAYTTASATGWAWCSPWGGWGRPWTTRPRNRSTRRSRPSTSTGTASPPAPRPG
- a CDS encoding transposase; the protein is MAEKRRKYDAEFREGAVRIVLETGKSSAQVAWDLGVHEGTLQTWVHRAKTRADAEAVGGLNESEREELRRLREENKQLRRENTEIGMERDVLKRSVVL